A single genomic interval of Pogoniulus pusillus isolate bPogPus1 chromosome 24, bPogPus1.pri, whole genome shotgun sequence harbors:
- the AMPD3 gene encoding AMP deaminase 3 isoform X2 encodes MRWTKTSPSKSAEMPRQFPKLNISEVDEHVRLLAEKVFAKVLREEDSKDALSLFTVPEDCPIGQKEAKERELQKELAEQQSVESTKRKKSFKMIRSQSLSLQIPSQEWKSPSANPVLSPATPVLPSAFLPVQVPYDVPEFQRVSISGDYCAGVTVDDYEQAAKSLVKALLIREKYSRLAYHRFPRITSQYLCSMQNEKWKVEDEVYPDFHSPPEENEDPYNLNDAPDNLDYIIKIKGGIPFVYDNKEMMELNEPHSLPYPDLETYTLDLSHVLALIADGPTKTYCHRRLNFLESKFSLHEMLNEMSEFKELKSNPHRDFYNVRKVDTHIHAAACMNQKHLLRFIKHTYQTEPDRIVAEKKGKKITLKQVFESLHMDPYDLTVDSLDVHAGRQTFHRFDKFNSKYNPVGASELRDLYLKTENYIGGEYFARMVKEVARELEESKYQYTEPRLSIYGRSPDEWLNLAKWFIKHKVYSPNMRWIIQVPRIYDIFRSKNILPSFGKMLENIFVPLFEATINPKDHKELHLFLKYVTGFDSVDDESKHSGHMFSDKSLNPDLWTSEKNPPYSYYLYYMYVNIMLLNNLRKERGMCTFLFRPHCGEAGSITHLVSAFLTADNISHGLLLKKSPVLQYLYYLAQIPIAMSPLSNNSLFLEYSKNPLREFLHKGLHVSLSTDDPMQFHYTKEALMEEYAIAAQVWKLSTCDLCEIARNSVLQSGLSDKEKQKFLGVNYCKEGPEGNDIRKTNVAQIRMAFRYETLCNELSFLSDAMKTEEISTLSK; translated from the exons ATGAGGTGGACAAAgacatcaccatcaaaatcag CCGAGATGCCCAGACAGTTTCCAAAGCTGAATATCTCTGAGGTTGACGAGCATGTGCGACTTCTAGCAGAGAAGGTATTTGCTAAAGTTCTCCGAGAAGAAGACAGCAAAGATGCCTTGTCACTATTCACTGTGCCTGAAGACTGCCCGATTGGGCAGAAAGAGGCCAAGGAAAGGGAACTGCAGAAGGAACTGGCAGAACAACAGTCCGTGGAATCGACCAAAAG GAAGAAAAGTTTCAAGATGATTAGATCCCAGTCTCTGTCATTACAAATTCCATCTCAGGAATGGAAGTCACCATCAGCCAACCCTGTTCTGTCTCCTGCAACGCCAGTTCTTCCAAGTGCTTTTCTGCCAGTCCAAGTGCCATATGATGTACCTGAGTTTCAGAGGGTTTCTATTAGTGGAGACTACTGTGCAGGG GTTACAGTTGATGATTATGAACAAGCTGCCAAGAGCCTGGTGAAAGCTCTTCTCATTCGAGAGAAGTATTCACGTCTTGCCTACCATCGTTTCCCAAGAATAACATCTCAGTACTTGTGTAGCATGCAAAATGAAAAATGGAAGGTTGAAGATGAAGTGTATCCAG ATTTCCATTcacctccagaagaaaatgaagatcCTTACAATCTCAATGATGCTCCAGACAATTTGGATTATATTATCAAGATAAAAGGTGGCATTCCCTTTGTTTATGATAACAAAGAAATGATGGAACTCAACGAGCCTCACAGCCTTCCATATCCTGACCTGGAGACCTATACCCTTGACCTGAGCCATGTTCTTGCTCTAATTGCAGATGGTCCAAC AAAAACATATTGTCATCGGAGGCTTAACTTTTTAGAATCTAAATTCAGTTTACATGAGATGTTAAATGAAATGTCGGAATTTAAAGAACTAAAGAGTAATCCTCACCGAGACTTTTATAATGTCAGAAAG GTTGATACTCATATCCATGCCGCTGCTTGCATGAATCAGAAACACTTATTGAGGTTTATTAAGCACACATATCAAACGGAGCCTGACAGGATTGTTGCagagaaaaaaggcaagaagatTACTTTAAAGCAAGTTTTTGAAAGCCTTCATATGGATCCTTATGACCTCACTGTAGACTCTTTAGATGTCCATGCA GGTCGTCAAACATTTCATCGATTTGACAAATTCAATTCCAAGTACAATCCAGTTGGTGCCAGTGAGCTGAGGGACTTGTATTTGAAAACTGAGAACTATATTGGTGGTGAATATTTTGCACGTATGGTCAAG GAAGTAGCTCGTGAACTAGAAGAGAGTAAGTACCAGTACACAGAACCTCGCTTATCCATTTATGGGCGGTCTCCAGATGAATGGCTGAACTTGGCAAAATGGTTCATTAAGCATAAAGTTTATTCCCCTAATATGCGCTGGATCATTCAGGTTCCCAGAATCTA tgaTATATTTAGATCAAAAAATATTCTGCCTAGTTTTGGGAAGATGTTGGAGAATATATTTGTACCTTTGTTTGAAGCAACAATCAATCCCAAAGACCACAAAGAATTGCACCTTTTCCTGAAATAC GTGACTGGCTTTGACAGTGTTGATGATGAATCCAAACACAGCGGCCACATGTTCTCTGACAAGAGTCTTAACCCTGACCTCTGGACCAGTGAGAAGAATCCCCCATACAGCTACTACTTGTATTATATGTATGTGAACATCATGTTGCTAAACAACCTTAGGAA GGAAAGAGGCATGTGTACTTTTCTCTTCCGACCTCACTGTGGAGAAGCTGGGTCTATCACACACCTTGTATCAGCCTTTCTGACCGCAGACAACATTTCTCATGGATTGCTCTTGAAGAAG aGTCCTGTCCTCCAATATCTTTATTATCTTGCACAAATACCCATTGCTATGTCTCCACTCAGTAATAACAGCCTGTTCCTGGAGTACTCAAAAAACCCACTACGGGAATTTCTACATAAGGGACTTCATGTCTCTCTCTCCACAGATGACCCCATGCAGTTCCACTATACAAAG GAAGCTCTCATGGAAGAATATGCTATTGCAGCCCAGGTGTGGAAACTAAGTACCTGTGACTTGTGTGAAATAGCAAGAAACAGCGTACTGCAGAGTGGATTGTCAGATAAG gaaaagcagaaattCTTAGGGGTGAATTACTGTAAAGAAGGGCCCGAGGGAAATGACATTCGAAAGACAAATGTTGCACAGATCCGGATGGCCTTCAGGTATGAGACACTGTGCA
- the AMPD3 gene encoding AMP deaminase 3 isoform X1: MRQRKAVASGGGGSSLPSPPPPAASDRALPAGESAGGGARPCPSMAFPGALAEMPRQFPKLNISEVDEHVRLLAEKVFAKVLREEDSKDALSLFTVPEDCPIGQKEAKERELQKELAEQQSVESTKRKKSFKMIRSQSLSLQIPSQEWKSPSANPVLSPATPVLPSAFLPVQVPYDVPEFQRVSISGDYCAGVTVDDYEQAAKSLVKALLIREKYSRLAYHRFPRITSQYLCSMQNEKWKVEDEVYPDFHSPPEENEDPYNLNDAPDNLDYIIKIKGGIPFVYDNKEMMELNEPHSLPYPDLETYTLDLSHVLALIADGPTKTYCHRRLNFLESKFSLHEMLNEMSEFKELKSNPHRDFYNVRKVDTHIHAAACMNQKHLLRFIKHTYQTEPDRIVAEKKGKKITLKQVFESLHMDPYDLTVDSLDVHAGRQTFHRFDKFNSKYNPVGASELRDLYLKTENYIGGEYFARMVKEVARELEESKYQYTEPRLSIYGRSPDEWLNLAKWFIKHKVYSPNMRWIIQVPRIYDIFRSKNILPSFGKMLENIFVPLFEATINPKDHKELHLFLKYVTGFDSVDDESKHSGHMFSDKSLNPDLWTSEKNPPYSYYLYYMYVNIMLLNNLRKERGMCTFLFRPHCGEAGSITHLVSAFLTADNISHGLLLKKSPVLQYLYYLAQIPIAMSPLSNNSLFLEYSKNPLREFLHKGLHVSLSTDDPMQFHYTKEALMEEYAIAAQVWKLSTCDLCEIARNSVLQSGLSDKEKQKFLGVNYCKEGPEGNDIRKTNVAQIRMAFRYETLCNELSFLSDAMKTEEISTLSK, from the exons ATGCGGCAGAGGAAAGCGGTGGCATCTGGTGGGGGCGGCTCCTCCCTTCCCTCGCCGCCTCCACCGGCGGCTTCTgacagagcccttccagccggCGAGAGTGCCGGTGGCGGGGCCCGGCCCTGCCCTAGCATGGCTTTCCCTGGGGCGCTAG CCGAGATGCCCAGACAGTTTCCAAAGCTGAATATCTCTGAGGTTGACGAGCATGTGCGACTTCTAGCAGAGAAGGTATTTGCTAAAGTTCTCCGAGAAGAAGACAGCAAAGATGCCTTGTCACTATTCACTGTGCCTGAAGACTGCCCGATTGGGCAGAAAGAGGCCAAGGAAAGGGAACTGCAGAAGGAACTGGCAGAACAACAGTCCGTGGAATCGACCAAAAG GAAGAAAAGTTTCAAGATGATTAGATCCCAGTCTCTGTCATTACAAATTCCATCTCAGGAATGGAAGTCACCATCAGCCAACCCTGTTCTGTCTCCTGCAACGCCAGTTCTTCCAAGTGCTTTTCTGCCAGTCCAAGTGCCATATGATGTACCTGAGTTTCAGAGGGTTTCTATTAGTGGAGACTACTGTGCAGGG GTTACAGTTGATGATTATGAACAAGCTGCCAAGAGCCTGGTGAAAGCTCTTCTCATTCGAGAGAAGTATTCACGTCTTGCCTACCATCGTTTCCCAAGAATAACATCTCAGTACTTGTGTAGCATGCAAAATGAAAAATGGAAGGTTGAAGATGAAGTGTATCCAG ATTTCCATTcacctccagaagaaaatgaagatcCTTACAATCTCAATGATGCTCCAGACAATTTGGATTATATTATCAAGATAAAAGGTGGCATTCCCTTTGTTTATGATAACAAAGAAATGATGGAACTCAACGAGCCTCACAGCCTTCCATATCCTGACCTGGAGACCTATACCCTTGACCTGAGCCATGTTCTTGCTCTAATTGCAGATGGTCCAAC AAAAACATATTGTCATCGGAGGCTTAACTTTTTAGAATCTAAATTCAGTTTACATGAGATGTTAAATGAAATGTCGGAATTTAAAGAACTAAAGAGTAATCCTCACCGAGACTTTTATAATGTCAGAAAG GTTGATACTCATATCCATGCCGCTGCTTGCATGAATCAGAAACACTTATTGAGGTTTATTAAGCACACATATCAAACGGAGCCTGACAGGATTGTTGCagagaaaaaaggcaagaagatTACTTTAAAGCAAGTTTTTGAAAGCCTTCATATGGATCCTTATGACCTCACTGTAGACTCTTTAGATGTCCATGCA GGTCGTCAAACATTTCATCGATTTGACAAATTCAATTCCAAGTACAATCCAGTTGGTGCCAGTGAGCTGAGGGACTTGTATTTGAAAACTGAGAACTATATTGGTGGTGAATATTTTGCACGTATGGTCAAG GAAGTAGCTCGTGAACTAGAAGAGAGTAAGTACCAGTACACAGAACCTCGCTTATCCATTTATGGGCGGTCTCCAGATGAATGGCTGAACTTGGCAAAATGGTTCATTAAGCATAAAGTTTATTCCCCTAATATGCGCTGGATCATTCAGGTTCCCAGAATCTA tgaTATATTTAGATCAAAAAATATTCTGCCTAGTTTTGGGAAGATGTTGGAGAATATATTTGTACCTTTGTTTGAAGCAACAATCAATCCCAAAGACCACAAAGAATTGCACCTTTTCCTGAAATAC GTGACTGGCTTTGACAGTGTTGATGATGAATCCAAACACAGCGGCCACATGTTCTCTGACAAGAGTCTTAACCCTGACCTCTGGACCAGTGAGAAGAATCCCCCATACAGCTACTACTTGTATTATATGTATGTGAACATCATGTTGCTAAACAACCTTAGGAA GGAAAGAGGCATGTGTACTTTTCTCTTCCGACCTCACTGTGGAGAAGCTGGGTCTATCACACACCTTGTATCAGCCTTTCTGACCGCAGACAACATTTCTCATGGATTGCTCTTGAAGAAG aGTCCTGTCCTCCAATATCTTTATTATCTTGCACAAATACCCATTGCTATGTCTCCACTCAGTAATAACAGCCTGTTCCTGGAGTACTCAAAAAACCCACTACGGGAATTTCTACATAAGGGACTTCATGTCTCTCTCTCCACAGATGACCCCATGCAGTTCCACTATACAAAG GAAGCTCTCATGGAAGAATATGCTATTGCAGCCCAGGTGTGGAAACTAAGTACCTGTGACTTGTGTGAAATAGCAAGAAACAGCGTACTGCAGAGTGGATTGTCAGATAAG gaaaagcagaaattCTTAGGGGTGAATTACTGTAAAGAAGGGCCCGAGGGAAATGACATTCGAAAGACAAATGTTGCACAGATCCGGATGGCCTTCAGGTATGAGACACTGTGCA
- the AMPD3 gene encoding AMP deaminase 3 isoform X3 — MRQRKAVASGGGGSSLPSPPPPAASDRALPAGESAGGGARPCPSMAFPGALAEMPRQFPKLNISEVDEHVRLLAEKVFAKVLREEDSKDALSLFTVPEDCPIGQKEAKERELQKELAEQQSVESTKRKKSFKMIRSQSLSLQIPSQEWKSPSANPVLSPATPVLPSAFLPVQVPYDVPEFQRVSISGDYCAGVTVDDYEQAAKSLVKALLIREKYSRLAYHRFPRITSQYLCSMQNEKWKVEDEVYPDFHSPPEENEDPYNLNDAPDNLDYIIKIKGGIPFVYDNKEMMELNEPHSLPYPDLETYTLDLSHVLALIADGPTKTYCHRRLNFLESKFSLHEMLNEMSEFKELKSNPHRDFYNVRKVDTHIHAAACMNQKHLLRFIKHTYQTEPDRIVAEKKGKKITLKQVFESLHMDPYDLTVDSLDVHAGRQTFHRFDKFNSKYNPVGASELRDLYLKTENYIGGEYFARMVKEVARELEESKYQYTEPRLSIYGRSPDEWLNLAKWFIKHKVYSPNMRWIIQVPRIYDIFRSKNILPSFGKMLENIFVPLFEATINPKDHKELHLFLKYVTGFDSVDDESKHSGHMFSDKSLNPDLWTSEKNPPYSYYLYYMYVNIMLLNNLRKERGMCTFLFRPHCGEAGSITHLVSAFLTADNISHGLLLKKSPVLQYLYYLAQIPIAMSPLSNNSLFLEYSKNPLREFLHKGLHVSLSTDDPMQFHYTKCWLLKYRMKDEAEGRFEPS; from the exons ATGCGGCAGAGGAAAGCGGTGGCATCTGGTGGGGGCGGCTCCTCCCTTCCCTCGCCGCCTCCACCGGCGGCTTCTgacagagcccttccagccggCGAGAGTGCCGGTGGCGGGGCCCGGCCCTGCCCTAGCATGGCTTTCCCTGGGGCGCTAG CCGAGATGCCCAGACAGTTTCCAAAGCTGAATATCTCTGAGGTTGACGAGCATGTGCGACTTCTAGCAGAGAAGGTATTTGCTAAAGTTCTCCGAGAAGAAGACAGCAAAGATGCCTTGTCACTATTCACTGTGCCTGAAGACTGCCCGATTGGGCAGAAAGAGGCCAAGGAAAGGGAACTGCAGAAGGAACTGGCAGAACAACAGTCCGTGGAATCGACCAAAAG GAAGAAAAGTTTCAAGATGATTAGATCCCAGTCTCTGTCATTACAAATTCCATCTCAGGAATGGAAGTCACCATCAGCCAACCCTGTTCTGTCTCCTGCAACGCCAGTTCTTCCAAGTGCTTTTCTGCCAGTCCAAGTGCCATATGATGTACCTGAGTTTCAGAGGGTTTCTATTAGTGGAGACTACTGTGCAGGG GTTACAGTTGATGATTATGAACAAGCTGCCAAGAGCCTGGTGAAAGCTCTTCTCATTCGAGAGAAGTATTCACGTCTTGCCTACCATCGTTTCCCAAGAATAACATCTCAGTACTTGTGTAGCATGCAAAATGAAAAATGGAAGGTTGAAGATGAAGTGTATCCAG ATTTCCATTcacctccagaagaaaatgaagatcCTTACAATCTCAATGATGCTCCAGACAATTTGGATTATATTATCAAGATAAAAGGTGGCATTCCCTTTGTTTATGATAACAAAGAAATGATGGAACTCAACGAGCCTCACAGCCTTCCATATCCTGACCTGGAGACCTATACCCTTGACCTGAGCCATGTTCTTGCTCTAATTGCAGATGGTCCAAC AAAAACATATTGTCATCGGAGGCTTAACTTTTTAGAATCTAAATTCAGTTTACATGAGATGTTAAATGAAATGTCGGAATTTAAAGAACTAAAGAGTAATCCTCACCGAGACTTTTATAATGTCAGAAAG GTTGATACTCATATCCATGCCGCTGCTTGCATGAATCAGAAACACTTATTGAGGTTTATTAAGCACACATATCAAACGGAGCCTGACAGGATTGTTGCagagaaaaaaggcaagaagatTACTTTAAAGCAAGTTTTTGAAAGCCTTCATATGGATCCTTATGACCTCACTGTAGACTCTTTAGATGTCCATGCA GGTCGTCAAACATTTCATCGATTTGACAAATTCAATTCCAAGTACAATCCAGTTGGTGCCAGTGAGCTGAGGGACTTGTATTTGAAAACTGAGAACTATATTGGTGGTGAATATTTTGCACGTATGGTCAAG GAAGTAGCTCGTGAACTAGAAGAGAGTAAGTACCAGTACACAGAACCTCGCTTATCCATTTATGGGCGGTCTCCAGATGAATGGCTGAACTTGGCAAAATGGTTCATTAAGCATAAAGTTTATTCCCCTAATATGCGCTGGATCATTCAGGTTCCCAGAATCTA tgaTATATTTAGATCAAAAAATATTCTGCCTAGTTTTGGGAAGATGTTGGAGAATATATTTGTACCTTTGTTTGAAGCAACAATCAATCCCAAAGACCACAAAGAATTGCACCTTTTCCTGAAATAC GTGACTGGCTTTGACAGTGTTGATGATGAATCCAAACACAGCGGCCACATGTTCTCTGACAAGAGTCTTAACCCTGACCTCTGGACCAGTGAGAAGAATCCCCCATACAGCTACTACTTGTATTATATGTATGTGAACATCATGTTGCTAAACAACCTTAGGAA GGAAAGAGGCATGTGTACTTTTCTCTTCCGACCTCACTGTGGAGAAGCTGGGTCTATCACACACCTTGTATCAGCCTTTCTGACCGCAGACAACATTTCTCATGGATTGCTCTTGAAGAAG aGTCCTGTCCTCCAATATCTTTATTATCTTGCACAAATACCCATTGCTATGTCTCCACTCAGTAATAACAGCCTGTTCCTGGAGTACTCAAAAAACCCACTACGGGAATTTCTACATAAGGGACTTCATGTCTCTCTCTCCACAGATGACCCCATGCAGTTCCACTATACAAAG TGTTGGCTGTTGAAGTATAGAATGAAGGAtgaggctgaagggaggtttGAGCCTTCATAA
- the AMPD3 gene encoding AMP deaminase 3 isoform X4 — translation MPRQFPKLNISEVDEHVRLLAEKVFAKVLREEDSKDALSLFTVPEDCPIGQKEAKERELQKELAEQQSVESTKRKKSFKMIRSQSLSLQIPSQEWKSPSANPVLSPATPVLPSAFLPVQVPYDVPEFQRVSISGDYCAGVTVDDYEQAAKSLVKALLIREKYSRLAYHRFPRITSQYLCSMQNEKWKVEDEVYPDFHSPPEENEDPYNLNDAPDNLDYIIKIKGGIPFVYDNKEMMELNEPHSLPYPDLETYTLDLSHVLALIADGPTKTYCHRRLNFLESKFSLHEMLNEMSEFKELKSNPHRDFYNVRKVDTHIHAAACMNQKHLLRFIKHTYQTEPDRIVAEKKGKKITLKQVFESLHMDPYDLTVDSLDVHAGRQTFHRFDKFNSKYNPVGASELRDLYLKTENYIGGEYFARMVKEVARELEESKYQYTEPRLSIYGRSPDEWLNLAKWFIKHKVYSPNMRWIIQVPRIYDIFRSKNILPSFGKMLENIFVPLFEATINPKDHKELHLFLKYVTGFDSVDDESKHSGHMFSDKSLNPDLWTSEKNPPYSYYLYYMYVNIMLLNNLRKERGMCTFLFRPHCGEAGSITHLVSAFLTADNISHGLLLKKSPVLQYLYYLAQIPIAMSPLSNNSLFLEYSKNPLREFLHKGLHVSLSTDDPMQFHYTKEALMEEYAIAAQVWKLSTCDLCEIARNSVLQSGLSDKEKQKFLGVNYCKEGPEGNDIRKTNVAQIRMAFRYETLCNELSFLSDAMKTEEISTLSK, via the exons ATGCCCAGACAGTTTCCAAAGCTGAATATCTCTGAGGTTGACGAGCATGTGCGACTTCTAGCAGAGAAGGTATTTGCTAAAGTTCTCCGAGAAGAAGACAGCAAAGATGCCTTGTCACTATTCACTGTGCCTGAAGACTGCCCGATTGGGCAGAAAGAGGCCAAGGAAAGGGAACTGCAGAAGGAACTGGCAGAACAACAGTCCGTGGAATCGACCAAAAG GAAGAAAAGTTTCAAGATGATTAGATCCCAGTCTCTGTCATTACAAATTCCATCTCAGGAATGGAAGTCACCATCAGCCAACCCTGTTCTGTCTCCTGCAACGCCAGTTCTTCCAAGTGCTTTTCTGCCAGTCCAAGTGCCATATGATGTACCTGAGTTTCAGAGGGTTTCTATTAGTGGAGACTACTGTGCAGGG GTTACAGTTGATGATTATGAACAAGCTGCCAAGAGCCTGGTGAAAGCTCTTCTCATTCGAGAGAAGTATTCACGTCTTGCCTACCATCGTTTCCCAAGAATAACATCTCAGTACTTGTGTAGCATGCAAAATGAAAAATGGAAGGTTGAAGATGAAGTGTATCCAG ATTTCCATTcacctccagaagaaaatgaagatcCTTACAATCTCAATGATGCTCCAGACAATTTGGATTATATTATCAAGATAAAAGGTGGCATTCCCTTTGTTTATGATAACAAAGAAATGATGGAACTCAACGAGCCTCACAGCCTTCCATATCCTGACCTGGAGACCTATACCCTTGACCTGAGCCATGTTCTTGCTCTAATTGCAGATGGTCCAAC AAAAACATATTGTCATCGGAGGCTTAACTTTTTAGAATCTAAATTCAGTTTACATGAGATGTTAAATGAAATGTCGGAATTTAAAGAACTAAAGAGTAATCCTCACCGAGACTTTTATAATGTCAGAAAG GTTGATACTCATATCCATGCCGCTGCTTGCATGAATCAGAAACACTTATTGAGGTTTATTAAGCACACATATCAAACGGAGCCTGACAGGATTGTTGCagagaaaaaaggcaagaagatTACTTTAAAGCAAGTTTTTGAAAGCCTTCATATGGATCCTTATGACCTCACTGTAGACTCTTTAGATGTCCATGCA GGTCGTCAAACATTTCATCGATTTGACAAATTCAATTCCAAGTACAATCCAGTTGGTGCCAGTGAGCTGAGGGACTTGTATTTGAAAACTGAGAACTATATTGGTGGTGAATATTTTGCACGTATGGTCAAG GAAGTAGCTCGTGAACTAGAAGAGAGTAAGTACCAGTACACAGAACCTCGCTTATCCATTTATGGGCGGTCTCCAGATGAATGGCTGAACTTGGCAAAATGGTTCATTAAGCATAAAGTTTATTCCCCTAATATGCGCTGGATCATTCAGGTTCCCAGAATCTA tgaTATATTTAGATCAAAAAATATTCTGCCTAGTTTTGGGAAGATGTTGGAGAATATATTTGTACCTTTGTTTGAAGCAACAATCAATCCCAAAGACCACAAAGAATTGCACCTTTTCCTGAAATAC GTGACTGGCTTTGACAGTGTTGATGATGAATCCAAACACAGCGGCCACATGTTCTCTGACAAGAGTCTTAACCCTGACCTCTGGACCAGTGAGAAGAATCCCCCATACAGCTACTACTTGTATTATATGTATGTGAACATCATGTTGCTAAACAACCTTAGGAA GGAAAGAGGCATGTGTACTTTTCTCTTCCGACCTCACTGTGGAGAAGCTGGGTCTATCACACACCTTGTATCAGCCTTTCTGACCGCAGACAACATTTCTCATGGATTGCTCTTGAAGAAG aGTCCTGTCCTCCAATATCTTTATTATCTTGCACAAATACCCATTGCTATGTCTCCACTCAGTAATAACAGCCTGTTCCTGGAGTACTCAAAAAACCCACTACGGGAATTTCTACATAAGGGACTTCATGTCTCTCTCTCCACAGATGACCCCATGCAGTTCCACTATACAAAG GAAGCTCTCATGGAAGAATATGCTATTGCAGCCCAGGTGTGGAAACTAAGTACCTGTGACTTGTGTGAAATAGCAAGAAACAGCGTACTGCAGAGTGGATTGTCAGATAAG gaaaagcagaaattCTTAGGGGTGAATTACTGTAAAGAAGGGCCCGAGGGAAATGACATTCGAAAGACAAATGTTGCACAGATCCGGATGGCCTTCAGGTATGAGACACTGTGCA